A genomic stretch from Bradyrhizobium sp. 195 includes:
- the acs gene encoding acetate--CoA ligase → MSEKIYDVPAEWTKRAWVDQAKYKDMYARSISDPNAFWAEQAKRIDWMKAPTKIENVSFAPGNISIKWFEDGVLNVAHNCIDRHLHTRGNKTAIIWEGDDPSQSKHITYKELHDEVCRMANILRTRNVKKGDRVTIYLPMIPEAAYAMLACARIGAVHSVVFAGFSPDSLAQRINDCQSKVIITADEGLRGGKKVPLKANVDAALAKADGVDWVVVVKRTGGKIDMNPTRDLWYHEAAAMVTTECPVEHMHAEDPLFILYTSGSTGQPKGVLHTSAGYLVFASMTHQYVFDYHDGDIYWCTADVGWVTGHSYILYGPLANGATTLMFEGVPNYPDNSRFWNVIDKHKVNIFYTAPTAIRALMQSGDEPVTKTSRASLRLLGSVGEPINPEAWEWYHRVVGDDRCPIVDTWWQTETGGILITPLPGATKLKPGSATQPFFGVVPEIVDADGKVLEGETSGNLCLTRSWPGQMRTVYGDHARFEQTYFSTYKGKYFTGDGCRRDADGYYWITGRVDDVINVSGHRMGTAEVESALVAHEKVSEAAVVGFPHDIKGQGIYAYVTLMAGVEPTDDLRKELVTWVRKEIGPIASPDQIQFAPGLPKTRSGKIMRRILRKIAEDEPGSLGDTSTLADPAVVDDLVKNRQNKKSA, encoded by the coding sequence ATGTCCGAGAAGATCTACGACGTCCCCGCGGAATGGACCAAGCGCGCCTGGGTCGACCAGGCCAAGTACAAGGACATGTACGCCCGCTCGATCTCAGACCCGAACGCGTTCTGGGCGGAACAGGCCAAGCGCATCGACTGGATGAAGGCGCCGACGAAAATAGAGAACGTCTCCTTCGCGCCCGGCAACATCTCGATCAAATGGTTCGAGGACGGCGTCCTCAACGTCGCCCATAATTGCATCGACCGGCACCTGCACACGCGCGGCAACAAGACCGCGATCATCTGGGAAGGCGACGATCCCTCGCAGTCGAAGCACATCACCTACAAGGAGTTGCACGACGAAGTCTGCCGGATGGCCAACATCCTGCGCACCCGCAACGTCAAGAAGGGCGACCGCGTCACCATCTACCTGCCGATGATCCCGGAAGCGGCCTATGCGATGCTCGCCTGCGCACGCATCGGCGCAGTTCACTCCGTGGTGTTCGCCGGCTTCTCGCCGGACAGCCTCGCCCAGCGCATCAATGACTGCCAGTCCAAGGTGATCATCACCGCGGACGAAGGCCTGCGCGGCGGCAAGAAGGTGCCGCTGAAGGCCAATGTGGACGCGGCGCTCGCCAAGGCCGACGGCGTCGACTGGGTCGTCGTGGTCAAGCGCACCGGCGGCAAGATCGACATGAACCCGACGCGCGACCTCTGGTATCACGAGGCGGCTGCGATGGTGACGACCGAATGTCCGGTCGAGCACATGCATGCCGAGGATCCGCTATTCATCCTCTACACTTCGGGCTCGACCGGCCAGCCCAAGGGCGTGCTGCACACCTCCGCCGGCTATCTCGTATTCGCCTCGATGACGCATCAATACGTCTTCGACTACCACGACGGCGACATCTACTGGTGCACCGCCGACGTCGGCTGGGTCACCGGCCACAGCTACATCCTCTATGGCCCGCTGGCGAACGGCGCAACCACGCTGATGTTCGAAGGGGTGCCGAATTACCCGGATAATTCGCGGTTCTGGAACGTCATCGACAAGCACAAGGTCAACATCTTCTACACCGCGCCGACGGCGATCCGCGCCTTGATGCAGAGTGGCGACGAGCCGGTGACGAAGACTTCGCGCGCTTCGCTCCGCCTGCTCGGCTCGGTCGGCGAGCCCATCAATCCGGAAGCCTGGGAGTGGTATCACCGCGTCGTCGGCGACGACCGCTGCCCAATCGTCGACACCTGGTGGCAGACCGAGACCGGCGGCATTTTGATCACGCCGCTGCCAGGCGCGACAAAACTCAAGCCCGGCTCGGCGACGCAACCGTTCTTCGGCGTCGTACCCGAGATCGTCGATGCCGACGGCAAGGTGCTGGAGGGCGAGACATCAGGCAATCTCTGCCTCACCCGCTCATGGCCGGGCCAGATGCGCACGGTCTATGGCGATCATGCCCGCTTCGAGCAGACCTATTTCTCCACCTACAAGGGCAAGTACTTCACCGGCGACGGCTGCCGGCGCGACGCCGACGGCTATTACTGGATCACCGGCCGCGTCGACGACGTCATCAACGTCTCGGGCCATCGCATGGGCACGGCTGAAGTCGAGAGCGCGCTGGTCGCGCATGAGAAGGTGTCGGAAGCCGCCGTGGTCGGCTTCCCGCACGACATCAAGGGCCAGGGCATCTACGCCTATGTGACCCTGATGGCCGGCGTCGAGCCGACCGACGATCTGCGCAAGGAGCTCGTGACCTGGGTGCGCAAGGAGATCGGCCCGATCGCATCACCGGACCAGATCCAGTTCGCGCCGGGCCTGCCCAAGACCCGCTCCGGCAAGATCATGCGCCGCATCCTGCGCAAGATCGCCGAGGACGAGCCGGGCAGCCTGGGCGACACCTCGACGCTGGCCGATCCCGCCGTGGTCGACGACCTCGTCAAGAACCGGCAGAACAAGAAGTCGGCGTAA
- the tsaD gene encoding tRNA (adenosine(37)-N6)-threonylcarbamoyltransferase complex transferase subunit TsaD, translating to MLVLGIETTCDETAAAVIERADDGGGRILSNIVRSQVEEHARFGGVVPEIAARAHVDLLDGIIDRAMREAGIGFAQLNGVAAAAGPGLIGGVIVGLTTAKAIAMVHDTPLVAVNHLEAHALTPRLTDGIEFPYCLFLASGGHTQIVAVTGVGQYVRLGTTVDDAIGEAFDKVAKMLGLPYPGGPQVEREAASGDATRFAFPRPMQGRPDANFSLSGLKTAVRSEASRLAEITPQDISDLCASFQAAVLDSTADRLSVGLRLFREQFGAPRALVAAGGVAANQAIRGALDEVARQAGTQLIMPPPALCTDNGAMIAWAGAERLALGMTDTMEAEPRARWLLDANATAPAGYGKTRAGY from the coding sequence ATGCTGGTACTGGGCATCGAAACCACCTGCGACGAGACCGCCGCGGCGGTGATCGAGCGCGCGGACGACGGCGGCGGCAGGATCCTCTCCAACATCGTGCGGTCGCAGGTCGAGGAGCACGCCCGCTTCGGCGGCGTGGTGCCGGAGATTGCCGCCCGCGCCCATGTCGACCTGCTCGACGGCATTATCGATCGCGCCATGCGCGAGGCCGGCATCGGATTTGCCCAGCTCAACGGCGTCGCGGCCGCCGCGGGGCCGGGCCTGATCGGCGGCGTCATCGTCGGACTCACCACCGCGAAAGCGATCGCGATGGTGCACGACACGCCGCTGGTCGCGGTGAACCATCTGGAGGCGCATGCGCTGACACCACGCCTCACCGACGGAATCGAGTTTCCCTATTGCCTGTTCCTTGCCTCCGGCGGCCACACCCAGATCGTCGCAGTCACCGGCGTCGGACAATATGTGCGGCTCGGCACCACCGTCGACGACGCGATCGGCGAGGCCTTCGACAAGGTTGCGAAGATGCTGGGCCTGCCCTATCCCGGCGGCCCGCAGGTCGAGCGCGAGGCGGCGAGCGGCGATGCCACGCGCTTTGCGTTTCCGCGGCCGATGCAGGGACGCCCTGACGCCAATTTCTCGCTGTCGGGATTGAAGACGGCGGTGCGCAGCGAAGCGAGCCGGCTCGCTGAGATCACGCCGCAGGACATCAGCGATCTTTGCGCGAGTTTTCAGGCCGCCGTGCTCGATTCGACCGCCGATCGTTTGAGCGTCGGTCTCAGGCTTTTCCGCGAGCAGTTCGGCGCGCCCCGCGCCCTGGTCGCGGCCGGCGGTGTCGCCGCCAATCAGGCGATCCGCGGCGCCCTCGATGAGGTTGCGAGGCAAGCCGGGACGCAATTGATCATGCCGCCGCCGGCGCTCTGCACCGACAACGGCGCGATGATCGCCTGGGCCGGCGCCGAGCGCCTCGCGCTCGGCATGACCGACACGATGGAAGCCGAGCCGCGAGCGCGGTGGCTGCTCGATGCGAACGCAACAGCGCCGGCAGGCTACGGCAAGACACGGGCGGGATACTAG
- a CDS encoding DNA topoisomerase IB, translating into MMDQQNLGTIRPASADPAAIALAKALGQWPKPASFRRPSPKKVFDTAPAATVEALAKELGLRLGDQNELTIRRIKRGKGYSFVRPNGAHIRDARTIRRLHAMAVPPAYREVRYSADPSSHLQAVGRDAAGRLQYRYHADWEKVREHRKAHRLEKLVGALPKIRRKVSAFLSGDEPTREFALSAVIELIARTAIRPGNESYARLNGTRGATTLLKSNVTLEDDCFVLTFKAKGGKAVRKECDAAKLVRAIGILQGVPGKRMFQYRDAYGIVRAVSTTQVNAFLREIAGIKISLKDFRTLMASAVVVESLSRITPATSQRGRKKQVLDAIRSAADKLSNTPAICRKSYVHDTIVTAFEEGILERFAATMKGQRSQARREQLLAQVVATAAV; encoded by the coding sequence ATGATGGATCAGCAGAATCTCGGGACGATACGGCCCGCTTCAGCCGATCCCGCGGCTATTGCACTGGCCAAAGCTCTCGGACAATGGCCGAAACCGGCCTCTTTCAGGCGTCCCAGCCCGAAGAAGGTCTTCGACACGGCGCCTGCGGCGACGGTCGAGGCGCTCGCCAAGGAGCTGGGCCTGCGCCTCGGCGACCAGAACGAGCTGACCATCCGCCGCATTAAGCGCGGCAAGGGCTATTCCTTCGTCCGCCCGAACGGCGCACACATCCGCGACGCACGCACCATCCGGCGGCTGCACGCCATGGCGGTGCCGCCGGCCTATCGTGAGGTCCGCTATTCCGCCGATCCGAGCTCGCATCTCCAGGCCGTCGGACGCGATGCCGCGGGCCGGCTGCAATATCGCTATCACGCCGATTGGGAGAAGGTCCGCGAGCATCGCAAGGCGCATCGCCTGGAAAAGCTCGTCGGCGCGCTGCCAAAGATCCGGCGCAAGGTCTCGGCGTTCCTGTCGGGCGACGAGCCGACGCGTGAATTTGCGCTCTCGGCCGTGATCGAGCTGATCGCGCGCACCGCGATCCGCCCCGGCAATGAATCCTATGCCCGCCTCAACGGCACTCGCGGCGCCACCACGCTGCTGAAGTCCAACGTGACGCTGGAAGACGATTGCTTCGTGCTGACCTTCAAGGCCAAGGGCGGCAAGGCGGTGCGCAAGGAGTGCGACGCCGCCAAGCTGGTGCGCGCCATCGGCATTTTGCAGGGCGTCCCGGGCAAGCGCATGTTCCAGTATCGCGATGCCTACGGCATCGTACGTGCGGTCAGCACCACGCAGGTGAACGCGTTCTTGCGGGAAATCGCCGGCATCAAGATCTCGTTGAAGGACTTTCGTACGCTGATGGCGTCTGCCGTCGTCGTGGAATCCTTGTCGCGGATCACGCCGGCGACCAGCCAGCGTGGCCGCAAGAAGCAGGTGCTGGACGCGATCCGCTCCGCTGCGGACAAGCTCTCGAACACGCCGGCGATCTGCCGCAAGAGCTACGTTCACGACACCATCGTCACCGCGTTCGAGGAGGGCATCCTCGAACGCTTTGCCGCGACCATGAAGGGCCAGCGCTCGCAGGCGCGACGCGAGCAGCTTCTGGCGCAGGTAGTCGCGACCGCCGCGGTGTAG
- a CDS encoding SRPBCC family protein — MTEPFVVRRETQIPAPRATVFAYLTDPEKILSWMGSDVTTEPHPGGLYLLKGVGPRGGVARGAFREVVPVHRLAYTFGWDGGQEVPPGSSLIEIDLIERDGGTLLRMTHSGLPTAEQAAAHATGWAHYLERLTIAAAGNDPGPDKGVSGES; from the coding sequence ATGACCGAACCGTTCGTCGTGCGACGCGAGACCCAGATCCCAGCTCCACGCGCCACCGTTTTCGCTTACCTGACCGACCCCGAGAAGATCTTGAGCTGGATGGGCTCGGATGTGACCACCGAGCCACATCCCGGCGGGCTCTATCTGCTCAAGGGTGTGGGCCCGCGCGGCGGCGTCGCTCGCGGAGCCTTTCGTGAGGTCGTGCCGGTGCACCGCCTTGCCTACACGTTCGGCTGGGACGGCGGCCAGGAAGTGCCGCCAGGCTCGAGCCTGATCGAGATTGATCTGATCGAACGCGATGGCGGCACGCTGCTGCGCATGACCCATAGCGGCCTGCCGACCGCAGAACAGGCCGCCGCGCACGCGACGGGCTGGGCGCATTATCTGGAGCGGCTCACGATCGCAGCGGCTGGCAACGATCCCGGTCCGGATAAGGGAGTCTCGGGCGAGTCGTAG
- a CDS encoding adenylate/guanylate cyclase domain-containing protein encodes MQLSPTLAWLVDAASDSAGADRLLAELGARLVADGVPLAAGALTLEVPHPLIAKRTWLWRADSGQVIEALGFAPGGLAPDPPNDAGRRWLRDIARGEVHEDIVGRQDGPLLGWIAPRPFTAEEIGQLRQAARFAATPLAVLAARATLRATLDAYLGKRSAERVLAAPLRRDLGETIQAALLYADLRNFTILSEASPPGEVIAALDAWFDRIAGAVHAFGGEVLKFIGDGVLAIFPVVEASPRHACEAALRAAGAAEAGMAYLNAERSGKGLPPLAFGAALHLGEMLWGNIGAANRLDFTAIGPAVNLASRLEGLCKPLGKAVLVSGALAAETDMPLVALGSHSLRGIAAPCEVFGLPEA; translated from the coding sequence ATGCAGCTCTCCCCGACCCTCGCTTGGCTCGTCGATGCCGCCTCGGATAGTGCCGGAGCTGATCGCCTGCTCGCGGAACTCGGTGCCCGTCTGGTCGCCGACGGCGTGCCGCTCGCGGCGGGCGCCCTGACGCTGGAGGTGCCTCATCCGCTGATCGCGAAGCGGACTTGGCTGTGGCGTGCCGACAGCGGCCAGGTGATCGAAGCACTCGGCTTCGCGCCTGGCGGCCTCGCACCGGATCCGCCGAACGATGCCGGTCGCCGCTGGTTGCGCGACATCGCGCGCGGCGAGGTGCACGAAGACATCGTCGGACGGCAAGACGGGCCGCTGCTGGGCTGGATCGCGCCGCGTCCGTTCACTGCGGAAGAAATCGGGCAATTGCGCCAGGCCGCGCGTTTTGCCGCGACGCCCCTCGCCGTGCTCGCCGCGCGCGCCACCTTGCGGGCAACGCTGGATGCCTATCTCGGCAAGCGCAGCGCGGAGCGGGTGCTGGCGGCGCCGTTGCGGCGCGATCTCGGCGAGACCATTCAGGCCGCGCTGCTCTATGCGGACCTGCGCAATTTCACGATCCTGTCGGAGGCCTCGCCGCCTGGAGAGGTCATCGCGGCGCTCGACGCCTGGTTCGATCGCATCGCCGGCGCCGTCCACGCCTTCGGCGGCGAGGTGCTGAAATTCATCGGCGACGGCGTGCTCGCGATCTTTCCGGTGGTCGAGGCGTCGCCGCGACACGCCTGCGAGGCAGCTTTGCGTGCTGCAGGCGCAGCCGAGGCGGGCATGGCCTATCTCAACGCGGAGCGCAGCGGCAAGGGCCTGCCGCCGCTGGCGTTCGGGGCCGCGCTTCATCTTGGTGAGATGCTCTGGGGCAATATCGGCGCGGCCAACCGGCTCGATTTCACGGCGATCGGTCCCGCCGTCAATCTCGCCAGCCGCCTCGAAGGATTGTGCAAGCCGCTCGGCAAGGCCGTACTGGTGTCAGGCGCGCTGGCCGCGGAGACGGACATGCCGCTGGTCGCGCTCGGATCGCATTCACTGCGTGGCATTGCCGCACCATGTGAGGTGTTTGGGTTGCCGGAGGCATAG
- a CDS encoding heme biosynthesis protein HemY, with product MLRIVLFLVLIALAAAGAAWVADQPGEVVMTWGGWRASPTIPVFVLLLGVFAVAIVLLWSILTATWRLPGRMRRRRHDKRHARGRQAITHGLLAIGHGDTALARRHAVAARRHAPNDPLALLLHAQSAQLEGNRDEAQRVFRAMAEREDTRLLGLRGLFIEAQRADDAVGAVMIAEEAIKLSPSSTWASQAVLGFRCARGDWSGALAILDSNLSAGLIDKPAYRRQRGVLLTARALELQTMDRDVARESVMEAIKLAPTLVPAAVLAAKFESEAHQVRRAMKLVEAAWLANPHPDLADAYAHVKLGDTAWHRLQRVETLAAKTPADRAGHIEGQLAIARAAIDASEFARAREVLAPYVSDPTQRVALLMAEIERTEHGDGGRARAWTLRAVRARHDPAWTADGYVSDRWRPVSPVTGRLDAFQWQTPVASLPSDRGATIESSAFEEAMLAAPPPKRVTAAPSESQVEPTVTAPAPAPAAQDNSPLIAKEEPAVAPAEPVQPAPEPAESTPPAATPVFRARADLGKPAAAPIPAVIPIVRAPDDPGIDDEGPSDEFTEQIGTPKAQAGGWRGFWSRWGA from the coding sequence ATGCTTCGCATCGTCCTCTTCCTCGTCCTGATCGCGCTGGCGGCGGCCGGCGCGGCCTGGGTTGCCGATCAGCCCGGCGAAGTCGTCATGACCTGGGGCGGCTGGCGCGCCTCGCCGACCATTCCGGTGTTCGTGCTCCTTCTCGGCGTCTTCGCCGTTGCGATCGTCCTGCTCTGGAGCATCCTGACCGCGACATGGCGATTGCCGGGCCGCATGCGCCGCCGCCGCCACGACAAGCGCCACGCCCGCGGCCGTCAGGCCATCACCCACGGTCTGCTCGCGATCGGTCATGGCGACACCGCGCTCGCGCGCCGTCACGCTGTGGCGGCGCGTCGGCATGCCCCGAATGATCCGCTCGCGCTGCTGCTGCATGCGCAGTCGGCGCAGCTCGAAGGCAATCGCGACGAGGCGCAGCGCGTTTTCCGCGCCATGGCCGAGCGCGAGGATACGCGCCTGCTCGGCCTGCGCGGCCTGTTCATCGAGGCGCAGCGCGCCGACGATGCGGTTGGCGCCGTGATGATCGCGGAGGAAGCGATCAAGCTGTCGCCGTCCTCGACCTGGGCCTCGCAGGCGGTGCTCGGCTTCCGCTGCGCGCGCGGCGACTGGAGCGGCGCGCTTGCGATTCTCGATTCGAATCTGTCCGCAGGATTGATCGACAAGCCGGCCTATCGCCGCCAGCGCGGCGTGCTGCTCACGGCACGGGCGCTGGAACTGCAAACCATGGACCGCGACGTCGCGCGCGAGAGTGTGATGGAAGCGATCAAGCTTGCGCCGACCCTGGTGCCGGCCGCGGTGCTTGCCGCAAAATTCGAGAGCGAGGCGCATCAGGTGCGCCGTGCTATGAAGCTGGTCGAGGCCGCCTGGCTTGCCAACCCGCATCCCGATCTCGCCGATGCCTATGCGCATGTGAAGCTCGGCGATACCGCCTGGCACCGCTTGCAGCGCGTCGAGACGCTTGCGGCCAAGACGCCTGCCGACAGGGCCGGCCATATCGAAGGCCAGCTCGCGATCGCGCGTGCCGCGATCGATGCCTCCGAGTTCGCCCGCGCGCGCGAGGTGCTCGCGCCGTACGTCAGCGATCCGACCCAGCGCGTCGCGCTGCTCATGGCCGAGATCGAGCGCACCGAGCACGGCGACGGCGGCCGCGCCCGCGCCTGGACCTTGCGCGCGGTCCGCGCCCGCCACGATCCGGCCTGGACTGCGGACGGCTATGTCAGCGACCGCTGGCGCCCGGTCTCTCCGGTCACCGGCCGGCTCGATGCGTTCCAGTGGCAGACGCCGGTCGCGAGCCTGCCTTCGGACAGGGGCGCCACGATCGAATCCTCCGCCTTCGAGGAGGCCATGCTGGCGGCCCCGCCGCCGAAGCGGGTGACGGCGGCCCCAAGCGAAAGCCAAGTGGAACCGACGGTGACAGCTCCAGCTCCAGCGCCGGCCGCCCAGGACAATTCACCCCTGATTGCCAAAGAAGAGCCGGCAGTCGCGCCTGCTGAACCGGTCCAACCGGCCCCCGAGCCCGCCGAATCAACGCCCCCAGCGGCAACACCGGTGTTCAGGGCCCGCGCTGACCTCGGTAAACCCGCAGCAGCGCCGATACCCGCGGTCATCCCGATCGTCCGGGCGCCCGACGATCCCGGGATCGACGACGAGGGTCCGAGCGATGAATTTACGGAACAAATCGGCACACCCAAGGCTCAGGCCGGGGGTTGGCGCGGATTCTGGTCCCGCTGGGGCGCGTGA
- a CDS encoding EVE domain-containing protein — MAYWLVKSEPSVWSWDQQVAKGAKGEAWTGVRNYTARQNLVAMKKGDKAFFYHSNEGKEIVGIAEIIKEAYPDPTDKTEKFVCVDIKADKPLKNPVTMAAIKAEKKLADMALVKYSRLSVQPVTAEEWKLVCKMGGM, encoded by the coding sequence ATGGCGTACTGGCTGGTGAAATCCGAACCATCGGTGTGGTCCTGGGACCAGCAGGTGGCGAAGGGCGCCAAGGGCGAGGCCTGGACCGGTGTGCGCAATTACACCGCGCGCCAGAACCTCGTCGCGATGAAGAAGGGCGACAAGGCGTTCTTCTATCATTCCAACGAGGGCAAGGAGATCGTCGGCATCGCTGAGATCATCAAGGAAGCCTATCCGGACCCAACCGACAAGACCGAGAAATTCGTCTGCGTCGATATCAAGGCCGACAAGCCGCTGAAGAATCCGGTGACGATGGCGGCAATCAAGGCCGAGAAGAAGCTCGCCGACATGGCGCTGGTGAAATATTCGCGCCTCTCGGTGCAGCCGGTGACGGCGGAGGAGTGGAAGCTCGTCTGCAAGATGGGTGGGATGTAG
- a CDS encoding polysaccharide deacetylase family protein produces MRNALGLMLASVVAAVVIAAGGWFYYSSRADQAAPKTVAARAADQLPAPAKLAARDDVETTATVAAKPAAAPAPAPAMPVQPRQACANPNALGVSRVVEIDTTGGPGFGFEHFKQFDFLTEKEVVLTFDDGPWPVNTPTVLKALADECTKGLFFSVGKHATYHPEILKQVLAQGHTVGTHTWSHVNLNSKKLTEQQVKDEVEKGFSAVRFALGTNPAPFFRFPQLQHNPAMVAYFGTRNVAMFSTEIDSFDFRKGATPEKIVETVMTRLDKLGKGIILMHDFQKNTGLAMPTLLARLKAGGYKVVQMKAKTTFQTLPEYDEALMKDMKVPTASTTTRPIASVVQTVSQ; encoded by the coding sequence ATGCGTAATGCGTTGGGCCTGATGCTGGCCAGTGTAGTTGCGGCGGTCGTGATTGCCGCCGGCGGTTGGTTTTATTATTCCTCGCGCGCCGATCAGGCCGCTCCCAAGACAGTTGCCGCCCGTGCCGCCGACCAATTGCCGGCACCGGCGAAGCTCGCCGCCAGGGATGACGTCGAGACCACCGCGACGGTCGCGGCCAAGCCGGCGGCTGCCCCGGCTCCCGCCCCCGCTATGCCCGTCCAGCCGAGACAAGCCTGCGCCAATCCGAACGCGCTGGGCGTCTCCCGCGTCGTCGAGATCGACACCACCGGCGGTCCAGGCTTCGGCTTCGAGCACTTCAAGCAGTTCGACTTTCTCACCGAGAAGGAAGTCGTGCTGACTTTCGACGACGGTCCGTGGCCGGTCAATACGCCCACGGTTCTGAAGGCACTCGCGGACGAATGCACAAAGGGCCTGTTCTTCTCGGTCGGCAAGCACGCGACCTATCATCCGGAAATCCTGAAACAGGTGCTGGCCCAGGGCCACACGGTCGGCACGCACACCTGGTCGCATGTCAACCTGAACAGCAAGAAGCTGACGGAGCAGCAGGTCAAGGACGAAGTCGAGAAGGGCTTCAGCGCAGTGAGATTTGCGCTCGGCACCAACCCGGCGCCGTTCTTCCGCTTCCCGCAGCTTCAGCACAATCCCGCGATGGTGGCCTATTTCGGCACCCGCAACGTCGCGATGTTCTCGACCGAAATCGACTCCTTCGATTTCAGGAAGGGTGCGACGCCGGAGAAGATCGTCGAGACGGTGATGACGCGCCTCGACAAGCTCGGCAAGGGCATCATCCTGATGCACGATTTCCAGAAGAATACCGGCCTGGCCATGCCGACGCTGCTCGCGCGGCTCAAGGCCGGCGGCTACAAGGTCGTGCAGATGAAGGCCAAGACGACCTTCCAGACGCTGCCGGAATATGACGAGGCGCTGATGAAGGACATGAAGGTGCCGACCGCAAGCACGACCACGCGTCCGATCGCAAGCGTGGTGCAGACGGTTTCGCAGTAA
- a CDS encoding NAD(P)H-dependent glycerol-3-phosphate dehydrogenase, with amino-acid sequence MSAFQTVAVIGAGAWGTALATVAARAGRTVTLWARNAEHAARIASTRDNPRLPGVQIAPEIVVTNDLALAARADMLMIATPAQHVRGAVNMLASHLPRPAPIIACAKGIEHGTHKFMTDVIAEAAPHAKPAILSGPSFADDVARSLPTAVTLAAGDETLASALVQALGSPTFRPYHSTDIRGVEIGGAAKNVLAIAVGIAVGRKLGASAQAALTTRGFAELTRLGRAMGARGETLTGLSGLGDLILTCSSPQSRNFALGLALGRGEQPPAGKLAEGEFTAPVLIELAASQNIEMPVSQAVASILNGRSTIDAAISGLLTRPFKAEE; translated from the coding sequence ATGTCAGCGTTCCAAACCGTCGCGGTGATCGGCGCGGGCGCCTGGGGCACGGCGCTGGCGACTGTCGCAGCACGGGCGGGGCGCACCGTGACATTGTGGGCACGGAATGCCGAGCATGCCGCGCGGATTGCCTCGACCCGCGACAACCCGCGGCTCCCCGGTGTACAGATCGCTCCGGAGATCGTCGTCACAAACGATCTGGCGCTCGCCGCGCGCGCGGACATGCTGATGATCGCAACACCGGCGCAGCATGTCCGCGGCGCGGTCAACATGCTGGCGTCGCATCTGCCAAGGCCGGCACCGATCATTGCCTGCGCCAAGGGCATCGAGCACGGCACCCACAAATTCATGACCGACGTGATCGCGGAAGCCGCGCCCCACGCCAAGCCGGCCATTCTGTCGGGCCCGAGCTTTGCCGACGATGTCGCGCGCAGCCTGCCGACGGCGGTGACGCTGGCGGCAGGCGATGAGACCCTGGCAAGCGCGCTCGTGCAGGCGCTGGGCTCGCCGACGTTCCGTCCCTATCATTCCACCGACATTCGTGGCGTCGAGATCGGCGGAGCGGCCAAGAACGTGCTGGCGATCGCGGTCGGCATCGCGGTCGGGCGCAAGCTCGGCGCGTCTGCCCAGGCTGCGCTGACGACCCGCGGCTTTGCCGAGCTCACGCGTCTCGGCCGCGCGATGGGCGCGCGTGGCGAGACGCTCACGGGCCTGTCCGGCCTCGGCGATCTCATTCTGACCTGCTCGAGCCCGCAATCACGCAACTTCGCCCTTGGCCTCGCACTCGGCCGCGGCGAGCAGCCGCCTGCCGGCAAGCTTGCCGAAGGCGAATTCACCGCACCGGTGCTGATCGAACTCGCAGCTTCGCAAAACATCGAGATGCCAGTATCGCAAGCGGTCGCGTCGATCCTGAACGGCCGGAGCACGATCGACGCCGCAATCTCGGGACTATTGACGCGCCCCTTCAAGGCAGAGGAATGA
- a CDS encoding uroporphyrinogen-III synthase codes for MSILVTRPHPDNEATAESLRARGHAVLLAPALKFEPVAFRDESEAPYGAILVTSANAIRAVAPQLRDLGLLELPLFAVGEHTAAAARDAGFAEVIVAGGDAASLRDKVIQSARDKVLKKKNTLLYLAGADLSHDLGGELGAEGFSVVTRTTYRMTPVKHLPREVCEGFAAHGVEAVLHYSRRSARAFLDAARDEGVEISALAIPQCCLSEAVASALREAGASQVLVAATPDESALFATLERALRTRLA; via the coding sequence ATGTCCATTCTTGTCACACGGCCGCATCCCGACAATGAGGCGACGGCGGAAAGTCTGCGCGCGCGGGGGCATGCGGTGCTGCTCGCGCCGGCGCTCAAGTTCGAGCCGGTCGCCTTTCGCGACGAAAGTGAAGCACCCTACGGCGCCATCCTCGTCACATCGGCCAACGCGATCCGCGCCGTCGCACCACAATTGCGGGACCTTGGCCTGCTGGAGCTGCCGCTGTTTGCGGTCGGCGAGCACACGGCTGCTGCGGCGCGCGACGCCGGCTTTGCCGAGGTGATCGTCGCCGGCGGCGATGCCGCATCCTTGCGGGACAAGGTGATCCAGAGTGCGCGCGACAAGGTGCTGAAGAAAAAGAACACGCTGCTGTACCTCGCGGGCGCGGATTTGTCGCACGACCTCGGCGGCGAGCTCGGTGCGGAGGGTTTTTCCGTGGTCACGCGGACGACTTATCGCATGACGCCGGTCAAGCATCTGCCGCGCGAGGTCTGCGAGGGCTTTGCCGCGCATGGGGTCGAGGCGGTGCTGCATTATTCCAGGCGCAGCGCCCGCGCGTTCCTGGATGCGGCGCGGGACGAAGGCGTCGAAATTTCGGCGCTGGCGATCCCCCAATGCTGCCTGTCTGAGGCGGTCGCAAGCGCGCTCCGCGAGGCCGGCGCGTCGCAGGTTCTGGTCGCTGCGACACCGGACGAAAGTGCCCTATTTGCCACCTTGGAGCGTGCGTTGCGCACCCGTTTGGCGTAA